The Chloroflexi bacterium ADurb.Bin180 genome has a window encoding:
- the nadD gene encoding Nicotinate-nucleotide adenylyltransferase: MDNERRVGLFGGTFDPIHYGHLVIAGDARAYLGLDRVYFAPAFQPPHKPRGSYSAFDHRVSMVELAIKSNPRFALSLIESRLPVPSYTVDTVRAFRQELSAGTALYFIMGMDSLADILSWHKPDELLHLCRIVVAERAGYQVDIASLESKLPGLRESLELIDTPELSISSTDLQRRIRQGLPVRYQLPVRVEQYIRRQNLYGQKGEAGTAR; the protein is encoded by the coding sequence GCGGCACCTTTGATCCCATCCACTACGGCCACCTGGTGATCGCCGGAGACGCCCGTGCCTACCTTGGGCTAGACAGGGTGTATTTCGCGCCGGCCTTCCAGCCGCCGCACAAACCCCGGGGCAGCTACTCGGCTTTTGACCACCGGGTCAGCATGGTGGAACTGGCCATCAAGTCCAACCCCCGTTTTGCCCTCTCCCTGATCGAAAGCAGACTGCCGGTACCTTCCTACACTGTGGACACGGTCCGTGCCTTCAGGCAGGAACTCTCTGCTGGCACTGCCCTCTACTTCATCATGGGTATGGACTCACTGGCCGATATCCTGAGCTGGCACAAGCCAGATGAATTGCTGCACCTTTGTCGAATCGTCGTCGCAGAGAGGGCCGGGTACCAGGTCGACATTGCCTCCCTAGAATCCAAACTCCCCGGTCTGAGGGAGAGCCTCGAGCTCATCGACACGCCAGAACTCTCCATTTCTTCGACGGATCTTCAGCGGCGCATTCGCCAGGGTCTCCCAGTCCGTTACCAGTTGCCCGTACGCGTCGAGCAGTACATCCGCCGGCAAAACCTCTATGGCCAAAAGGGCGAGGCCGGGACAGCGCGGTGA
- a CDS encoding Xylose isomerase-like TIM barrel yields MTCPLSLSTGCLAHWPLRCVFRLARECGFDGLELVRTPSIALLRPDYMRHLSDEYHLPILSVHPSVIPFPGYDRAARVLPALVDLAHQVQSPTVVVHTPKVRDLAHPLAVEFVRVLRQEKAQAGPDAVISVENAGLYRPEDARYWLHDVHHLRELADQCDVALTFDTCHAGTSPEGLMGSYDILRERVVNIHLSDLSSRHLTPDWRPLRTLLVHHQMPGEGALPLGSFLHRLTGDGYSGPITLEPSPVALHAYSQTRLSERLRQAVAFIRRALAAQASAG; encoded by the coding sequence GTGACTTGCCCACTCAGTCTCTCCACTGGCTGTTTGGCCCACTGGCCGCTCAGATGCGTATTCCGCCTGGCCCGCGAGTGTGGTTTCGACGGGCTCGAGCTGGTGCGCACGCCGAGCATTGCCCTGCTGCGCCCGGACTATATGCGGCACCTGTCCGACGAATACCACCTGCCCATTCTCAGCGTCCACCCGTCGGTGATCCCATTCCCCGGCTATGACCGCGCGGCGAGGGTCCTGCCCGCGCTGGTCGACCTGGCCCACCAGGTCCAAAGCCCGACAGTTGTAGTGCATACTCCCAAGGTCCGCGACCTTGCTCATCCTCTGGCCGTCGAGTTCGTGCGAGTGCTGCGCCAGGAGAAAGCACAGGCTGGCCCGGATGCTGTGATATCGGTCGAAAATGCTGGCCTATACCGGCCCGAGGACGCGCGTTACTGGCTGCACGATGTTCACCATCTGCGCGAACTGGCCGATCAGTGCGACGTAGCGCTCACCTTTGACACCTGTCATGCCGGCACCAGCCCGGAAGGGCTAATGGGGTCGTACGACATCCTGCGCGAGCGGGTGGTCAACATCCACTTGAGCGACCTCTCGTCGCGGCACCTCACGCCGGACTGGCGTCCTCTGCGGACGCTCCTCGTGCACCACCAGATGCCAGGAGAGGGCGCTCTTCCCCTGGGAAGCTTTCTCCACCGGCTGACCGGCGACGGCTACTCGGGACCCATAACCCTTGAACCGAGTCCGGTAGCGCTGCATGCGTACAGTCAGACGCGTCTGTCGGAGCGACTGAGACAGGCAGTGGCTTTTATCCGGCGGGCCCTGGCCGCTCAGGCCTCTGCCGGATAG
- a CDS encoding Pyruvate kinase, alpha/beta domain, producing the protein MPVVSGEYFVRPGAENTERVLALVRNRAEQLRIGTVLVASTSGATGARAAEVLRGLDVVVVSHSTGFAEENQQELLVQHRQAIEANGGRILTCQHAFGGVGRAVRKKLQTYQLDEIIAYTLRIFGEGVKVACEISLMAADAGLVKVGEPALAVGGTGHGADTALVLLPANAQTFFDLRVMEVLCKPGFYPAEA; encoded by the coding sequence ATGCCCGTCGTCAGCGGTGAATACTTTGTGCGCCCGGGAGCGGAGAACACAGAGCGTGTGCTGGCCCTGGTGAGGAACCGTGCCGAACAACTGCGAATCGGCACGGTGCTGGTGGCGTCGACCAGCGGTGCGACCGGAGCGCGAGCAGCGGAGGTGCTGCGCGGCCTGGATGTGGTAGTGGTGAGTCACAGTACCGGCTTTGCCGAAGAGAACCAGCAAGAGCTGCTGGTGCAGCACCGGCAAGCAATCGAAGCCAACGGGGGACGGATTCTCACTTGTCAGCACGCCTTTGGCGGCGTCGGGCGCGCGGTACGCAAAAAGCTGCAAACTTACCAGCTCGATGAGATCATCGCCTACACGTTGCGCATCTTTGGCGAGGGGGTCAAGGTGGCCTGTGAGATCTCGCTGATGGCCGCCGACGCTGGCCTGGTGAAGGTAGGCGAACCGGCGCTCGCCGTCGGCGGAACCGGCCACGGGGCCGACACGGCGCTGGTGCTCCTGCCGGCGAACGCTCAAACCTTCTTTGACCTGCGCGTGATGGAAGTGCTGTGCAAGCCCGGTTTCTATCCGGCAGAGGCCTGA
- the argS gene encoding Arginine--tRNA ligase, which translates to MIRDDIAKLLHKAIRKAQKKEALREFEIPTIPVERPKQEGRGDLASPICLQMASLARMAPMRIAEIVIPLISKTDYLSKAEFAPPGYINLYLDPQWVAQQVRVILDAGERFGDVPLGDHKRVQVEYISANPTGPLHIGSGRNAVIGDALANVLEAGGYEVQREYYVNDAGTQMGLFAETLYARYAQALGSNEAVPEGGYLGAYMVELGRRAVEEHGDRLLSLSKADALKELNDIGLAYMLDSIGRDAELLGIHYDRYFSERSLYQDGTFGRVMSILREGGHVVEKDGAVWFSAGTGGKEKDEVIIRSNGTPGYFASDIAYHYDKFVRRGFDRVIDVWGADHQGHVPRMYAMMKALGLDPQRLSIILYQLVTLKRSGEVVRLSKRTGDIVTLREVLEDVGADAVRFFLLSRAAESQMDFDLDLAKEQSNENPVYYIQYAHARICSIVRVAQERDQLGKHGNLALLTHPMEQALIQSMIMLPEIVKLAAETLAPHHLAAYAQELAGHFHAFYRDCRVVSSDAADEELTQARLELVQAARIVLARVLKLMGMSTPEQM; encoded by the coding sequence ATGATTCGTGACGACATTGCCAAGTTATTGCACAAGGCGATCCGCAAAGCTCAGAAGAAGGAAGCCTTGCGCGAGTTTGAGATACCGACCATCCCGGTCGAACGGCCAAAGCAAGAGGGACGCGGTGACCTGGCCAGCCCCATCTGCCTGCAAATGGCGAGCCTGGCCCGTATGGCTCCTATGCGCATCGCGGAGATTGTCATTCCGCTGATTTCAAAGACGGACTATCTGAGCAAGGCCGAATTCGCCCCGCCCGGCTACATCAACCTCTATCTCGATCCACAGTGGGTGGCTCAACAGGTCAGGGTCATTCTGGACGCGGGTGAGCGCTTTGGTGACGTGCCTCTGGGCGACCACAAAAGAGTGCAGGTCGAGTATATCAGCGCCAACCCCACCGGGCCTCTCCATATCGGCAGCGGGCGCAATGCGGTCATTGGCGATGCCCTGGCCAATGTGCTCGAGGCAGGGGGATATGAAGTACAGCGGGAGTACTATGTCAATGATGCGGGCACGCAAATGGGCCTGTTTGCCGAAACCCTGTACGCTCGCTATGCGCAGGCCCTGGGGAGCAACGAGGCAGTGCCAGAGGGCGGATACTTGGGCGCTTACATGGTTGAGCTCGGCCGCCGTGCGGTCGAGGAGCACGGGGATCGCCTGCTGTCACTGTCCAAAGCTGATGCGCTGAAGGAGCTGAACGATATCGGCCTGGCCTACATGCTCGACTCGATCGGTCGCGATGCCGAGCTACTGGGCATTCATTACGACCGCTATTTCTCGGAACGGTCGCTGTACCAGGACGGAACGTTCGGGCGCGTGATGTCGATACTGCGCGAAGGCGGACACGTTGTCGAAAAAGACGGCGCGGTGTGGTTCAGCGCCGGAACTGGGGGTAAGGAGAAGGATGAAGTCATTATCCGCTCCAATGGCACGCCCGGGTACTTTGCTTCGGACATTGCCTACCACTATGACAAGTTCGTACGGCGCGGGTTCGACCGGGTGATCGACGTCTGGGGTGCCGATCATCAGGGCCACGTTCCGCGTATGTACGCCATGATGAAGGCGCTGGGCCTCGACCCGCAAAGGCTGTCGATCATTCTCTATCAGTTGGTCACGCTCAAGCGCAGCGGGGAAGTGGTACGGCTCTCCAAGCGCACGGGAGACATCGTCACTTTGCGCGAGGTGCTGGAGGATGTAGGCGCCGACGCGGTGCGCTTCTTTCTGCTGTCTCGTGCTGCTGAGAGCCAGATGGATTTCGACCTGGACCTGGCCAAGGAACAATCCAACGAGAACCCGGTATACTACATCCAGTACGCTCACGCCAGGATCTGCAGCATCGTTCGGGTGGCCCAGGAACGGGATCAGTTGGGCAAGCATGGCAACCTGGCCTTGTTGACTCACCCAATGGAGCAGGCTCTGATACAAAGCATGATCATGCTGCCGGAGATCGTCAAACTGGCAGCGGAGACCCTTGCCCCGCATCATCTGGCGGCTTACGCACAGGAGCTCGCCGGCCATTTCCACGCCTTTTACCGCGATTGCCGGGTCGTATCCTCGGACGCCGCCGACGAAGAGCTGACACAGGCGCGTCTGGAGCTGGTGCAGGCGGCGAGAATCGTGCTGGCGAGAGTCTTGAAGCTGATGGGCATGAGCACTCCCGAGCAGATGTAG
- the polA gene encoding DNA polymerase I: MPARPVIVLVDGNAVVHRAYHAIPPLTSPTGEPTNATFGFVSTLLKVLEDHHPAYAAVAFDIGRTFRHDLYADYKGTRPPLPDDLRVQLERVREVVARLGLPVVSVQNYEADDVLATLARQSVARGLDVIIVTGDTDTLQLIGPHVRVLLSGRKFTDTKMYDEQAIRERYGMEPQQLVDFKTLKGDVTDNVPGVPGVGDVTATRLVQQFGGVDGLYARLDEVDPKLRSKLVDNRAGVERGKTLVKLVDNLAVELELDKARPNAFSRNEVAATFRELGFHTLLQRLPRAPEASTAQLPLFAGGQGEQVKSASLGAYHLVDEERELAQLVERIRTKGICAVDVEATSVRPVEARMVGISLACEPEEAYYIPTGHSGTAATKQLDLDTVRRLLGPVLLDASVVKYAHNANYDLIVLSEHGLPTKGLQFDSMIAAFLLDPSGRNLGLKGLAWQELGAEMTTIDELIGSGKRQLTIDLVSVDRVYPYAAADADMTLRLVGKQEPQLKEKGLWRLFTDIEMPLVPVLIDMECTGVALDVDLLGRMAQELNQRLAELEREIQQQVGYSFNINSSQQLSDALFKRLELPVAGLQKGTSGRYSTAADVLESLRGKHPVVDLLLEQRRLAKIKSTYVDALPQLVNPRTGRVHTSWNQTGAVTGRLSSSDPNLQNIPIRTEEGRRVRQAFVAPEGTRLVGADYSQVELRILAHVSGDENLLTAFRNGEDIHASTAARILGVPLSSVTPDMRRLAKAVNFGLIYGMSEWGLAARTELTQEQASDFISKYFGQYPGVRLYLERIKQQAAERGYVETLLGRKRYFPELQANSKVPAQVKSSAQRMAVNHPIQGTAADIIKIAMIRLYDELCRRGLKSKMILQVHDELVLEVPESELNEVCPLVASVMEGAYPLDAPLRVDLKTGRHWGEME, translated from the coding sequence ATGCCCGCAAGACCGGTAATCGTCCTGGTGGACGGGAACGCCGTAGTCCATCGTGCCTATCACGCTATTCCACCACTGACCAGCCCCACTGGCGAGCCTACGAACGCCACATTTGGCTTTGTCTCGACGCTGTTGAAGGTCCTGGAGGACCATCACCCGGCCTACGCGGCCGTGGCCTTTGACATCGGGCGAACCTTCCGTCACGACCTGTATGCCGACTACAAGGGCACGCGCCCTCCGCTGCCTGACGACCTGCGAGTGCAACTGGAGCGGGTGCGAGAGGTTGTTGCCAGGCTGGGCCTGCCGGTAGTCTCGGTACAGAACTATGAAGCTGACGACGTGCTGGCGACCCTTGCACGCCAGTCCGTGGCCCGGGGTCTGGATGTGATCATCGTCACCGGAGATACCGATACTCTCCAGCTCATTGGGCCTCATGTCAGGGTCCTCCTCTCTGGCCGCAAGTTCACCGACACCAAGATGTACGACGAGCAGGCCATTCGCGAACGTTACGGCATGGAGCCGCAGCAGTTGGTCGACTTCAAGACGCTCAAGGGAGACGTCACTGATAACGTGCCTGGCGTACCAGGGGTCGGCGACGTGACGGCCACCAGGCTGGTGCAGCAGTTCGGTGGAGTCGATGGGCTGTACGCCCGGCTGGACGAAGTCGACCCCAAGCTGCGCAGCAAGCTCGTGGACAATCGGGCCGGCGTTGAGCGTGGCAAGACACTGGTCAAATTGGTGGACAACTTGGCGGTGGAACTCGAACTGGACAAGGCGCGGCCCAATGCTTTCTCCAGGAACGAAGTAGCCGCGACTTTTCGTGAGCTCGGTTTTCACACCCTGCTGCAACGCTTGCCACGGGCGCCGGAAGCCTCGACTGCGCAACTGCCTCTGTTTGCGGGCGGCCAGGGTGAGCAGGTGAAGAGCGCATCGCTGGGCGCGTACCACCTGGTGGACGAAGAGCGAGAGTTGGCGCAGTTGGTGGAGCGCATACGCACCAAAGGCATCTGCGCCGTTGACGTGGAGGCAACATCGGTTCGCCCGGTAGAGGCGCGTATGGTCGGCATCTCCCTGGCCTGCGAGCCCGAAGAAGCCTATTACATTCCCACCGGGCACAGCGGCACGGCAGCCACCAAGCAGCTCGACCTGGACACTGTCCGCCGTCTGCTTGGTCCGGTGCTGCTCGATGCCAGTGTGGTCAAGTATGCTCACAATGCCAACTATGACCTGATCGTGTTGAGCGAGCATGGTCTGCCGACCAAGGGTCTGCAGTTCGATAGCATGATTGCCGCCTTTCTGCTCGACCCGTCGGGTCGCAACCTGGGTCTCAAGGGGCTGGCCTGGCAGGAACTGGGCGCCGAGATGACCACTATCGATGAGCTGATCGGCTCGGGAAAGCGGCAACTCACGATCGACCTGGTGTCGGTGGACAGGGTGTACCCCTACGCGGCTGCGGATGCAGACATGACGCTGCGTCTGGTCGGAAAGCAGGAGCCTCAGCTTAAGGAGAAGGGACTGTGGCGGCTCTTCACCGACATCGAAATGCCACTCGTGCCGGTGCTCATCGACATGGAGTGCACCGGAGTGGCACTGGATGTCGACTTGCTGGGTCGTATGGCACAGGAGCTGAACCAGCGGTTGGCAGAGCTCGAGCGAGAGATCCAACAGCAGGTCGGCTACAGCTTTAACATCAACTCTTCTCAGCAGCTAAGCGATGCGCTGTTCAAGAGGCTCGAATTGCCAGTCGCCGGCCTGCAGAAGGGAACGTCAGGCCGCTACTCAACGGCGGCGGACGTCCTGGAAAGCCTGCGCGGAAAGCACCCCGTGGTCGACCTGTTGCTAGAGCAGAGACGGTTGGCCAAGATCAAGTCCACCTACGTCGACGCGCTCCCCCAACTGGTGAACCCCAGGACGGGACGGGTGCATACGTCGTGGAACCAGACTGGTGCCGTAACCGGGCGCCTCTCCTCCAGCGACCCCAACCTCCAGAACATCCCCATCCGGACCGAGGAAGGGCGACGGGTCAGGCAGGCCTTTGTCGCACCCGAAGGTACCAGACTGGTGGGCGCAGACTATTCGCAGGTCGAGTTGCGCATCCTGGCCCACGTATCGGGTGATGAGAACCTGCTCACCGCCTTTCGCAACGGCGAAGATATCCACGCCAGTACGGCGGCGCGCATCCTGGGGGTGCCTCTCTCCAGTGTGACGCCCGACATGCGCCGCCTGGCAAAGGCGGTGAATTTCGGCCTCATCTATGGTATGAGTGAATGGGGCCTCGCTGCGCGGACCGAGCTGACCCAGGAACAAGCCAGTGACTTTATCAGCAAGTACTTTGGGCAATACCCGGGGGTGCGGCTGTACCTGGAGCGCATCAAGCAGCAGGCTGCCGAGCGGGGCTATGTCGAAACACTGCTGGGACGCAAGCGCTACTTCCCCGAGCTCCAGGCCAACAGCAAGGTGCCGGCACAGGTCAAGTCGTCAGCGCAGCGTATGGCGGTCAATCACCCCATTCAGGGCACCGCGGCCGACATCATCAAGATAGCGATGATCCGCCTCTATGACGAGTTGTGCCGACGTGGTCTCAAGAGCAAGATGATCCTTCAGGTCCACGACGAGTTGGTGCTCGAGGTGCCCGAGAGCGAGCTGAACGAAGTGTGCCCTCTGGTCGCGTCGGTGATGGAGGGTGCTTACCCGCTCGATGCGCCTCTGCGGGTTGATCTGAAGACGGGACGACACTGGGGCGAGATGGAGTAG
- the dinB_1 gene encoding DNA polymerase IV, translating into MSERCIIHLDLDAFFASVEELRDPSIVGQPIIVGGDPRERGVVASASYAARTFGVHSAMPMAQALRLCPHAVVRHGHYSDYTSYSRRVMAILGEYTPLMEQISIDEAFLDVTGSGALFGPPENLARTIQQRIKDEVGLPSSLGVAANKLVAKIASARAKPCGVLVVPCGQEASFLAPLPIERLWGVGKVTSQLLRSNGVSTIGDLARLPLPALQRLFGHGAESMRRRALGIDDRAVCTESRHKSVSQERTFARDVGSLDELLRCLLKMSDEVSSQLRREGEYARVVVLKMRYPDFTTITRRITLDQPTDLAEVLYDQAGRLLRRELGPGVKLRLIGVGAAGLTRGTQLTLFETQTEQLSRLSQAVDDIRRRYGNDSIRRASFLEGAEDPPQPAPRKSGH; encoded by the coding sequence GTGTCTGAACGCTGCATCATCCATCTGGACCTCGATGCGTTCTTTGCCTCCGTTGAGGAGCTACGTGACCCCTCAATCGTGGGTCAGCCCATCATCGTTGGCGGTGATCCGCGCGAGCGGGGCGTAGTGGCATCCGCCTCCTACGCGGCGCGGACGTTTGGGGTCCATTCTGCCATGCCTATGGCACAGGCTCTGCGGCTGTGCCCGCACGCGGTAGTGCGGCATGGCCACTACAGTGACTATACCTCCTACTCGCGCCGCGTGATGGCCATCCTGGGCGAGTACACGCCGCTGATGGAACAGATTTCCATCGACGAGGCCTTTCTCGATGTCACCGGCAGCGGGGCGCTCTTTGGCCCGCCGGAGAATCTGGCGCGCACCATTCAGCAGCGTATCAAAGATGAAGTAGGGTTGCCCTCATCGCTCGGGGTGGCGGCGAACAAACTGGTGGCCAAGATCGCCTCGGCGCGAGCCAAGCCGTGCGGTGTTCTGGTTGTCCCCTGCGGTCAGGAGGCCAGCTTCCTGGCGCCTCTGCCCATCGAGCGGCTGTGGGGCGTGGGCAAAGTCACCTCCCAGTTGCTGAGGTCAAATGGTGTCTCAACCATCGGGGACCTGGCCAGGCTCCCCTTACCCGCTCTGCAGCGCTTGTTTGGCCACGGCGCCGAGTCCATGCGCCGTCGCGCTCTGGGCATCGACGACCGAGCGGTGTGCACAGAGAGCAGGCACAAGTCGGTGAGCCAGGAGCGAACCTTCGCTCGCGATGTTGGCTCCCTGGACGAACTCTTGCGTTGTCTGCTCAAAATGAGCGATGAGGTTTCATCGCAATTGCGCCGGGAGGGCGAGTATGCTCGGGTGGTGGTGCTCAAGATGCGCTATCCTGACTTTACCACCATCACGAGGCGCATCACACTCGATCAACCGACCGACCTGGCAGAGGTGCTCTACGATCAAGCGGGCCGGCTGTTGCGCCGCGAGCTCGGACCCGGCGTCAAGTTGAGGTTGATCGGAGTTGGCGCTGCGGGCCTCACGCGAGGCACGCAACTGACGCTGTTTGAAACGCAGACCGAGCAGCTTTCCAGGCTAAGCCAGGCAGTCGACGACATCCGCCGCCGCTACGGAAACGATTCTATCCGTCGCGCGTCCTTCCTCGAGGGGGCAGAAGACCCTCCACAGCCCGCACCCCGCAAGAGCGGGCACTGA
- the dksA gene encoding RNA polymerase-binding transcription factor DksA — MASGLKTKLRAQLEQAMQELERLDERLQHKADYGPGKGDPAIYEWELTLAMRQTALARVETIRQAMARCKEGRYGVCEQCGAAIDPERLEALPLATMCINCAKSARS; from the coding sequence ATGGCTTCAGGTCTCAAGACAAAACTGCGTGCCCAGCTGGAACAGGCAATGCAAGAACTGGAGCGGCTGGACGAGAGACTGCAGCACAAGGCCGACTATGGACCAGGAAAGGGAGACCCTGCTATCTACGAGTGGGAGCTGACCCTGGCCATGCGCCAGACGGCGCTGGCCCGTGTGGAGACGATCCGGCAGGCGATGGCGAGATGCAAAGAGGGGCGCTACGGCGTCTGTGAGCAGTGCGGCGCGGCGATCGACCCCGAGCGGCTGGAAGCACTGCCGCTGGCGACGATGTGTATCAATTGCGCCAAGTCGGCGCGCAGCTAG
- the rpsA gene encoding 30S ribosomal protein S1 produces the protein MSDNVSPAQEGLVPEEKAPAVEGQQSTSAAEMTVGGQTADHAVPETAQDDVHPMLAEEYGYAQPKRGEIRVGHVISINPDGIVVDLGLKREGFIPQDDVRQVGEEALASLHVGDEIAVFVLRPENDKEGNVLVSWHRARQEQDWVDAQRLHDTGEVWEGKIKGYNRGGLIAPFGKIRGFVPASQITGISRRMDATSLQAHLAEMVGQTLPLKVIEVDRNNRRLILSERTARREWRAQRRETLLSELQEGDRVHGVVSNICDFGVFVDLGGTDGLVHISELSWRRTAHPSEVVKVGDEVEAYVLRVDRENRRIGLSLRLTEPDPWQTAEQTYAVGQLVTGTVTKMIAFGAFAALDDGIEGLIHVSELADEAPQHPSEVVSQGQVLPLKIVKVDSGRRRMGLSLKRVTAEEWARWEECHKAEEGKADADGELSEATVLSAEEESAAKEVSSEETPLDVAADEQGEESAPQEE, from the coding sequence ATGAGTGACAATGTAAGCCCCGCGCAAGAAGGTCTGGTTCCTGAGGAGAAGGCGCCAGCGGTGGAGGGGCAGCAATCGACTTCAGCGGCGGAGATGACGGTCGGGGGACAGACAGCTGACCATGCAGTGCCGGAGACGGCCCAGGATGATGTGCACCCGATGTTGGCCGAAGAGTATGGCTATGCTCAGCCGAAGAGAGGCGAGATCCGGGTGGGCCATGTCATCTCCATCAACCCCGATGGGATTGTCGTTGATCTGGGACTCAAGCGAGAGGGGTTCATCCCCCAGGACGACGTTCGCCAGGTGGGCGAGGAAGCGCTTGCTTCTCTTCACGTAGGGGATGAGATAGCGGTCTTTGTCTTGAGGCCAGAAAATGACAAGGAAGGCAACGTACTCGTGTCATGGCATCGTGCGCGTCAGGAGCAGGATTGGGTCGACGCGCAGCGGCTGCACGATACAGGCGAGGTATGGGAAGGCAAGATCAAGGGCTATAACCGAGGGGGCTTGATCGCGCCTTTTGGCAAAATCAGGGGTTTTGTACCGGCATCCCAGATCACCGGGATCTCACGCCGAATGGATGCGACCAGCCTGCAAGCGCACCTGGCCGAGATGGTGGGCCAGACGTTGCCCTTGAAGGTCATCGAGGTCGACCGCAATAACCGTCGGCTGATCCTGTCTGAGCGCACAGCACGGCGTGAGTGGCGCGCGCAACGTCGCGAGACGCTGCTATCCGAGTTGCAGGAAGGCGACCGCGTCCATGGCGTCGTCAGCAACATCTGCGACTTTGGTGTCTTTGTTGATCTCGGTGGAACCGATGGATTGGTGCACATCTCCGAGCTCTCCTGGCGGCGAACCGCGCACCCCAGTGAAGTGGTCAAGGTTGGGGATGAGGTAGAAGCGTACGTGCTCAGGGTCGACCGGGAGAACCGGCGCATCGGGCTCAGCCTGAGGTTGACTGAACCGGATCCCTGGCAAACGGCGGAGCAGACCTATGCGGTGGGGCAGTTGGTCACTGGCACAGTGACCAAGATGATCGCTTTTGGTGCGTTCGCTGCGCTGGATGATGGCATTGAAGGATTGATTCACGTTTCGGAGCTGGCCGATGAGGCACCGCAGCACCCCAGTGAGGTAGTGAGTCAGGGTCAGGTGTTGCCGCTCAAGATTGTCAAGGTTGATTCAGGCCGGCGACGCATGGGGCTGAGCCTGAAGCGAGTCACTGCCGAGGAATGGGCCAGGTGGGAAGAGTGCCACAAGGCCGAGGAGGGCAAGGCGGATGCTGACGGCGAGCTCTCTGAGGCAACGGTGCTGTCAGCCGAAGAGGAGTCGGCCGCGAAAGAGGTGTCCTCGGAAGAGACACCGCTTGACGTGGCTGCGGACGAGCAGGGCGAGGAGTCTGCTCCACAAGAGGAATAG